A genome region from Geodermatophilus bullaregiensis includes the following:
- a CDS encoding acyltransferase family protein translates to MASDTTPREAAVSGTTAEGSGPARKQRVLGRRARTAHPPQTLAGAFDPRRNSLAMMRVGLAGVVAVAHALSTGFGWQPSLGGTDLSALAVDGFFVLSGFLVTRSLLRLRSVRRYAWHRLLRLLPGFWACLLVIALVLAPLAALLEGRDPGAVLTAGEDPAWRYVLVNAGLVIAQHGIADLATPAGETALDGSLWTLQYEAACYGAVAVLLAVAGLRAQRRVLAVACVVVWAALLLESVVHIPLEPPAFANDQLLRFLLVFLLGAAGHVFADRLPVRWTWAVASGAVVVATAFLPDHRLPGAACFAYLCLYTVVRLPWRWTPSWDLSYGLYVYHWPVQFVLVLAGATGLGEWPFVVLSVAVSLCLAALSWVLVEGPALRLKDARWVGSARPVRSREPLTTPGRPGA, encoded by the coding sequence ATGGCGAGCGACACCACCCCGCGCGAGGCCGCGGTGTCCGGCACCACCGCGGAGGGGTCCGGTCCCGCACGGAAACAGCGGGTCCTCGGCCGGCGCGCGAGGACGGCACACCCGCCCCAGACGCTGGCCGGCGCCTTCGACCCCCGGCGCAACAGCCTGGCGATGATGCGTGTGGGTCTCGCCGGGGTGGTGGCCGTGGCGCACGCCCTGAGCACGGGTTTCGGCTGGCAGCCCAGCCTGGGCGGGACGGACCTCAGCGCCCTCGCCGTGGACGGGTTCTTCGTCCTCAGCGGGTTCCTGGTCACCAGGAGCCTCCTGCGGCTGCGGTCCGTGCGGCGCTACGCCTGGCACCGCCTCCTCCGGCTGCTGCCGGGCTTCTGGGCGTGCCTGCTGGTGATCGCGCTCGTGCTGGCCCCGCTGGCGGCCCTGCTGGAGGGCCGGGACCCCGGCGCGGTCCTCACCGCCGGGGAGGACCCGGCCTGGCGCTACGTGCTGGTCAACGCGGGGCTGGTCATCGCCCAGCACGGCATCGCCGACCTCGCCACGCCGGCGGGTGAGACGGCGCTGGACGGGTCGCTGTGGACCCTGCAGTACGAGGCGGCCTGCTACGGCGCCGTCGCGGTGCTGCTCGCGGTCGCCGGTCTGCGGGCGCAGCGCCGGGTTCTCGCCGTCGCCTGTGTCGTCGTGTGGGCCGCCCTCCTGCTGGAGTCCGTGGTGCACATCCCGCTGGAGCCCCCCGCCTTCGCCAACGACCAGCTCCTCCGGTTCCTGCTGGTCTTCCTGCTCGGCGCCGCCGGCCACGTGTTCGCCGACCGGCTACCCGTCCGGTGGACCTGGGCCGTGGCCAGCGGTGCCGTCGTCGTGGCGACCGCCTTCCTCCCCGACCACCGGCTGCCGGGTGCCGCCTGCTTCGCCTACCTCTGCCTGTACACGGTGGTGCGGCTGCCGTGGCGCTGGACGCCGTCCTGGGACCTGTCCTACGGCCTGTACGTGTACCACTGGCCGGTCCAGTTCGTCCTGGTGCTGGCCGGGGCGACCGGGCTGGGGGAGTGGCCGTTCGTGGTGCTGTCCGTGGCGGTCAGCCTCTGCCTCGCTGCGCTGTCCTGGGTCCTCGTCGAGGGTCCGGCGCTGCGCCTGAAGGACGCCCGCTGGGTGGGGTCCGCCCGTCCCGTCAGGAGCCGGGAGCCCCTCACGACGCCGGGGCGCCCCGGGGCCTGA
- a CDS encoding glycosyl hydrolase gives MHSTSSTGLPAHRAAAAGRPGPRPRTAPAGSHTPAVRADGDVVVIRRLPAVPPTAPQPAVAPGRDVPDASAEDGAVPRPAAHAEGRRAQRAARVRSRRGGRLHGVLVYATGVLLVLSSVYGVAHAVGGGDVVTQTASSFRNWCFGEDGGGAGQRRGQARAVAAGNASRTAPAAPAPVEPVAEAGSAEAEAEVAEAEVADRASGSTESVSTESVSAASGGGASEAPSPADAPSGAVTQDAPVAAGSTGPAGSGTPAARTVLPAGTWLSGASGSGVSDGSFGTWRGRDVEIASTWADNNEAMTELWQLRPGGEYGSWDRSLDIAIGAIGDGETWERAATGAYDGRWRESLTTLRDLWDQRSGTVYIRFAHEMNGNWFDWSVDAGNHQAFIEAWKRFRALQQEVFPASQLVFNVNRESVDSGIDWRETFPGAEYVDVMGVDYYNQYPYAGDAEEWRAGLDDTDGYGAPKGLQRHLDFARSVGLPLSVSEWSGNADEGDSAAYIQGMYEFFSVNAGSGPGQVLYETQYNMTGDGRRFLLFGDTRMPASAEAYRRLW, from the coding sequence GTGCACTCCACCTCCTCCACCGGCCTCCCGGCCCACCGCGCCGCCGCAGCCGGCCGACCCGGCCCGCGCCCGCGGACCGCGCCGGCCGGCTCGCACACCCCCGCGGTGCGGGCGGACGGCGACGTCGTCGTCATCCGCCGGCTCCCGGCCGTGCCGCCGACCGCTCCTCAGCCGGCCGTCGCCCCCGGCCGGGACGTCCCGGACGCCTCGGCCGAGGACGGTGCCGTCCCCCGGCCGGCCGCCCACGCGGAGGGGAGGCGCGCACAGAGGGCCGCCCGCGTCCGGTCCCGCCGGGGCGGCCGCCTGCACGGGGTGCTCGTCTACGCGACCGGTGTGCTGCTGGTCCTGTCGAGCGTCTACGGCGTGGCCCACGCCGTCGGTGGCGGTGACGTGGTCACCCAGACCGCGTCCAGCTTCCGGAACTGGTGCTTCGGTGAGGACGGCGGCGGTGCCGGTCAGCGCCGGGGGCAGGCGAGGGCCGTGGCCGCGGGGAACGCGTCCCGGACGGCACCGGCCGCGCCCGCGCCCGTCGAACCGGTCGCGGAGGCCGGGAGCGCCGAGGCCGAGGCCGAGGTCGCGGAGGCCGAGGTCGCCGACCGAGCGTCCGGCAGCACCGAGTCCGTCAGCACCGAGTCCGTCAGTGCGGCGTCCGGCGGTGGCGCGTCCGAGGCTCCCTCACCCGCGGACGCCCCGTCCGGTGCGGTGACCCAGGACGCGCCTGTCGCGGCGGGCTCGACCGGGCCGGCCGGCTCCGGCACGCCGGCAGCGCGGACCGTGCTGCCGGCGGGGACCTGGCTCTCGGGCGCCTCCGGGTCGGGTGTGTCCGACGGCTCCTTCGGGACCTGGCGGGGGCGGGACGTGGAGATCGCCAGCACCTGGGCGGACAACAACGAGGCGATGACCGAGCTCTGGCAGCTGCGCCCCGGCGGCGAGTACGGCTCCTGGGACCGCTCGCTCGACATCGCCATCGGCGCGATCGGGGACGGCGAGACCTGGGAGCGAGCGGCGACCGGCGCCTACGACGGGCGGTGGCGCGAGTCCCTCACGACCCTCCGCGACCTGTGGGACCAGCGGTCGGGGACGGTGTACATCCGCTTCGCCCACGAGATGAACGGCAACTGGTTCGACTGGTCGGTCGACGCCGGCAACCACCAGGCCTTCATCGAGGCGTGGAAGCGCTTCCGGGCGCTGCAGCAGGAGGTCTTCCCGGCCTCGCAACTGGTCTTCAACGTCAACCGCGAGTCCGTGGACAGCGGCATCGACTGGCGCGAGACCTTCCCCGGTGCCGAGTACGTCGACGTCATGGGGGTCGACTACTACAACCAGTACCCGTACGCCGGTGACGCCGAGGAGTGGCGGGCGGGCCTGGACGACACCGACGGCTACGGAGCGCCCAAGGGGCTGCAGCGGCACCTCGACTTCGCCCGGAGCGTCGGGCTCCCGCTGTCGGTCTCGGAGTGGTCCGGCAACGCCGACGAGGGCGACTCGGCGGCCTACATCCAGGGGATGTACGAGTTCTTCAGCGTCAACGCCGGCAGCGGGCCGGGTCAGGTCCTCTACGAGACGCAGTACAACATGACGGGGGACGGCCGGCGCTTCCTCCTCTTCGGCGACACCCGCATGCCGGCCTCGGCCGAGGCGTACCGCCGACTCTGGTGA
- a CDS encoding glycoside hydrolase family 26 protein, giving the protein MSSGLDRDDVTEGSPSVLEGPPTPAPTARGRRRTRWVVAGVAAVAAVGVTGAVVLNGQTSEPVPVALDPDPVASPPANWLSGASGHGVASGEYGTWRGRPMEIAGTWVDNDDAMVALYQLQPGAEYGAWDGPLDVAIGAFDEGGSWEEAADGDYDRRWRESLTNLRDLRADRPGTVYIRLAHEMNGTWVPWAVNADNHQAFVEAWQRFRDLQQEVYPEAQLVFCVNRESVGTDMDWREFFPGAEYVDVMAVDYYNNYPYVDTAEEWQESLLESDDWGAPKGLQRHLEFARSVGLPLAVPEWSGNADEGDSPAFIRGMYEFFSEHGGTGAGDVLYEIHFNVHGDGDRWTLFGEYTRMPESTELYQQLW; this is encoded by the coding sequence GTGTCCTCAGGACTGGACCGGGACGACGTGACGGAGGGCTCCCCGTCGGTCCTGGAGGGTCCGCCCACGCCGGCGCCGACGGCCCGCGGACGCCGCCGGACCCGCTGGGTCGTCGCGGGTGTCGCGGCGGTGGCCGCGGTCGGTGTCACGGGCGCCGTCGTCCTGAACGGCCAGACCTCCGAGCCGGTCCCGGTGGCCCTGGACCCCGACCCCGTCGCGTCCCCTCCGGCGAACTGGCTGTCCGGGGCGTCCGGGCACGGCGTGGCCTCGGGGGAGTACGGGACCTGGCGCGGCCGTCCCATGGAGATCGCCGGCACGTGGGTCGACAACGACGACGCCATGGTGGCCCTCTACCAGCTCCAGCCCGGCGCGGAGTACGGCGCCTGGGACGGCCCGCTCGACGTCGCGATCGGTGCCTTCGACGAGGGTGGCTCCTGGGAGGAGGCGGCCGACGGGGACTACGACCGCCGGTGGCGGGAGTCCCTGACGAACCTGCGTGACCTGCGCGCCGACCGGCCGGGCACCGTCTACATCCGTCTCGCGCACGAGATGAACGGGACCTGGGTGCCGTGGGCGGTCAACGCGGACAACCACCAGGCCTTCGTCGAGGCGTGGCAGCGCTTCCGGGACCTGCAGCAGGAGGTCTACCCCGAGGCGCAGCTGGTCTTCTGCGTCAACCGTGAGTCGGTGGGCACCGACATGGACTGGCGCGAGTTCTTCCCCGGTGCCGAGTACGTCGACGTCATGGCGGTCGACTACTACAACAACTACCCGTACGTGGACACCGCGGAGGAGTGGCAGGAGTCGCTGCTGGAGAGCGACGACTGGGGTGCGCCGAAGGGCCTGCAGCGACACCTCGAGTTCGCCCGCAGCGTCGGTCTGCCCCTGGCGGTGCCGGAGTGGTCGGGCAACGCCGACGAGGGCGACTCCCCGGCCTTCATCCGCGGGATGTACGAGTTCTTCTCCGAGCACGGCGGCACCGGCGCCGGCGACGTCCTCTACGAGATCCACTTCAACGTCCACGGGGACGGCGACCGGTGGACCCTCTTCGGCGAGTACACCCGCATGCCGGAGTCGACGGAGCTGTACCAGCAGCTCTGGTGA